The segment TGTTTTGCCTTCGGTTTTTAgttaaaatatatatgtaggtgTCTTGTGTTTTTCAAAAGTTTTGAGAATACATCGTAATCATATTATAAAGGTCGCcacaacaaaaaattaaagtaCTTTAaagtatttttttgtttttattcaTTAACTATAGATGAAGGATGTTTTTTATGGTGTTGAAGTTGTtgggtctgtgtgtgtgtgtgagttttGTGTATAGGGGCTGTTGAGGGGCTTGGGCTGTAGTTAGTGGCTTAAAAACTAACCGAATGTGTTGTAATATTCGCTCCCTTTGCGGCATTCTATCGTTCTACTTGCACATTTCTCACTATATTTATAATTATCTTTATATAGTTTTCATGAATGAATTCTTCTGTTTAATTACTTTACAAAAGTGcgtttttgtgttttgttttgttaggGGTTGTCCTGTCCATATCTTTCCTTTTATACATTGTGGTGGTTGTTGCTTTGTTTTCTGGTTGTTAATATAATATTTTACAAACTATTTTAAGCAGAAATGAAACAAACACACAGTTCAAATGAGCCGATCGATAGAGGTTTGCAAATGGGTAGGTAGATCCGGTATGAATAAGTGGGCTTGGGCAGGTGGAACCATATTCTTCTGGTTACTACCGATATTACTTTACAGACTAAGCGTTTGTATCTGTCAGTTTTGTGTGGGTTTCTTTTGCTGTTTATTTTATAAAGTTAAATGATTTTTGTATACCAAATGTCGTTTTCGTaagtttttttctttcttcttttgttGGAATTTTGTTTTcttgcatatatatatatatataggtttcttagttttctttttgttattttgtgtttgttttttaattgtttaatACCATCAACCCTCCCGCTTTATTGAACTGGGTGTCTCTGCCAGGCCTTTTACTTTGAGGCGATCGGCTGTCTTAAGAAATGCTGGCAGCTGCTCTTGGGACACATTCACCTCTCCGGCGTACATGAACTCCAGTATAGCCTGTAGGTGTATATACGAGACATCTTTAAGTATAATAATCGGGTGCTTTGAAGGGTTCTCCTGTTGATAAACAGTTAATTTCATCAGTTTTTAGTCATTCGCAAAGTCATACGAAAACGTACCTCTAAAAGCGCCTTAAAGTAGGGACTGCAAGCGGAAAGCACCATTTTGTGTGCTTTGCAAGTCTGGCCCTCGCAAGCGAGTGTTACCTGTGGGgaaaaccaaaagaaaactcAATAAGTCATTTGCTAAATAAACACGAAATCACCAAAATGACAAAATAAATTAACACAAAGAGACAGGGAAGAGAAAAGAAGAAGAGTTTGATGGCCAGGTAGAGGGAGGCAGACAAGGTGAGCTGGTAACTGACCCTCGGACAGAGCTGGGGCTAAGACTCTTGGGACCTCATAGgcaattaaataaatttgGAAAGGGGTTTCCCATTGCCTGTGTCGGTACTTACATCTGTGAAACTCTTCTCATCACGCAAGTGACGGAACGAGGTCACCATATTCGTCTGAAAATCGTTCCATTTAAGAAAGAACTGTTGATCCGACGACATCATGAAGAAGCTTAAGTTGGTGGGGGTTTGCGGGTCGCACGATCACAGCTCCAATGTACGCAGGAGCTTTAATTTGGAGGAGCCGACGTATTGTTCTCCGTCAGATGGTTGTTAATTGGTCAAGTGTTCTAGGACTGGAACAAAATATCCTCTGGTTTCTAAGTGTGTCGTAATGCTATTctaaaagagaaaaaaaaagtatTAATGCAGAAAGTGgtaaaaattccaaaaatAGAAGTGCTCACAACAAACTTGGCGAAATTCGTAAAACAAAGAGCGAATGGCGCGGGAGATTGCGAATAGAGCAAGTATGCGGAATTGCGAAAGAGTCGAGTCGCTCAGAGCGGACCGCAGCAGAGCTGACGACGATGAATACGACTACAAAAACATTCTATGCAGCACCAAAATAGAAGATTCAAGCGCATGTGCAACGCCTTTATGGAAATAGCAATTCGCAATATGTTGCATGTGTTCGAAAATGTCAAATGGCAGGCAGAGTTGCTGGCCAGCAGCGGTAACAAGAAAAAACAGCAGCCAGTAAAGATAAGCGAAAATATCAAAGACAGCGGCGGGACGGCGAGTTGAATGCCTTTCACTTTTCAAGGCAACTTCTGCATTTTCAGTAATTTGCTTGCTTATTTGAATTTAAGACACACTCACGCTCGCACAGTATCGCAATGTGAGTgcaatgtatgtatgtatttagaCGTTCACCTAAAACCATCTCTTCAAAATGGCGCCGAAAACTAGGAAACTCATTCGCATTTCCACTACAAATACCAAAATACTTTTCCTACACATTGAATCGTTCGATGAGAACCCATCCCACTGTGCAGACAACATGTGTTTATTTTCTTGCGGGACCAGCTTGACAagacacacatatgtatgtatgtacatatgtatatatatgccCTACACTTGCGACGCTCCAGCCGGCTGATATGTGTAGGCGGCCGTCAAGGTGTCGAGAGCCAAGGCAAAGAGTACAGCGTACAAACTTCAGCAGAGCTTAAAATTTACAACAGCAATCTCTCTCTTTTtcacatatacacacacacatacttaGCTAAGCGCTCTCAACTTTCAACTGCCGTTATGATTTCGCAATTACACTACAACAACAAGAGCGATACAAAAACCTCGCCGACGAAGAGCAGACATTTGCTGGAAATTTCAACTGCAtttatgtgtgtatgtgtgagcAACTATCTCGCTTGCACTTGTGTTTTGGGGTTATCTTTAGCTTCTTCTTCTAGTTGGTCTGTTGCGCCGCAAGAGCCAATAGgagtatacatatgtagaaaTTTGTCTAATTTTGAATTATTGATTTTTCCCCATTAAGAAATGGCTCCCAGATAGTGATGTAAATTTGAATGAAAacatcgatgtcgatgtccaTCGATGTTGTCAAAATCAAACATCGATGTTGGATTGATACATCGGATTTATTCTTCGATGCATCGATGTATGACCgatgtttcaaaactttcccatttgattatattattattattgcgttatcattacaaaaaaaaatcttaAAACTTAAAAATTGTGTTGTTGGAAGCTGGGTTGTatacggtacataaaccgtctacagtttggtcgtcgcaactagaagttgaaccagttggactgcggagtgggtatcctacggtgcgcGAAATCAGGAtctgaagacacggcgacagcctctgatgattgcgatggGAAAATTGGTGACAGGCAGTTgtggtactgtttctgatactgGATTTTTTTTGAACAAATGGATCTCCTTATATAGCTAGCAGTGGTACTCTTATTGTATGTGAAGGAACGCACGGGCTCCATGTGAGTGTATTTTTAGATAGGGTGCACTTACTCTGTGCGCGGGTTACATTTCAGTGCATTTACTTAGGTACTTGGCAGCAATAAAGTAAATAGTTTATTGCTTCGTCCTTTTTGGTGGGTTCGAGTTTACAAGTGCAATTGTCTATTCTTAGTTGCTAATGTAATTTTCGTGTCGTCATATTCATTGACATGAAGTGACATGGACAATTGTATTTATGAGTATTTGTATATGAGATTGTACTGTATATTCTGTAATATTAATAAGGTCTGTGACTGAACAGTACTCTTCATACCTTCCCAAACACACAACGGGTTGCCTTCGAATGATGTTAACGGCGTTCGCAGTTTCATATTTAAACAAATTTATACCATCTATAGTAAATTTGATTCATTTTAAGTCAAATACGCAATGATATGAAATTAAACTACCGATGTTTTGCAAAACATCGATGCATCACTCAACATCGGTAGCAGCAAAAACATCGGAAAACATCAGTAAACATCGGTAGAAAAACATTGATGCTCTATGCATCGATGTTTTTTTACATCACTACTCCCAGAGCAGAGTGTATGATGTATAAAGGTAAATACCAGTTTTGGTTTATCGCCTCAGACAACAACAGAATACGAAAGGAACGAGTCTTTCTCTCTGAGTAAGTTAGTTAGCGACAACAACAGTTCGAAACGAGTTAGGACGAAAGTTGCAACACTCACAAAATTtgagctgctgccgccgccgacGAAGCTtgttttcttgttgttgttgaattATTACTCAACCCCGTATGCAACAAAAGTGTGGAAAAGAACTAACACGGAGAAATGTGTGAGTCTTGGCTAGACAATGGCGGCGGCAACTCTTCGTGGCATGTCAAGAACAACAAGAACATTCAAGGTTCTTTTTTGGTGTATTGGGCGATGCAATCATTgcagatattcctttatttttattttttgtacgTGTATTACaaatattattgtaatatgtTTAAAATTAGGTCGAGCTTCGCGTTACTTTGTTTCATATacacgcagcagcagcagtacgCATACAGTCACTTCTACTCACACATGCAGCCTCACTCACGTACACTTATGTCTTTTTTCCACACACTTTCCTAATCACTTTTtttgtgctgctgctttgtatTTGGCGTGCACTCTGTACTTTTACCAATGCGCCAATGAATATTATTGATTGCAAACACACTTTAATTGCGTTGTAGCCATGCTTTTTTCTATatctttttgtttaaattttaATACATACACGCTTTTTTAGCCCCGCACACAACTCACCTTCTGCTTTCTTTTCTCTTTCCGCTTTCTTTCCGctcagtgtgaccgcggatttacaGTATGTCCATcagaaatacaaatacaacCCACTTAACCCCTCAATTAAAACAGGTGAACAATTGGAGTTAAACCACGgaaaaaatattttatgtaaattcgTCTTGCAGATACAACTTTTCTCTTTGCTTAAAAAAAACGACTTCTATAtatttcacctgaactgcgccAAAAGCTCATCAAGTTTCATCATATACATAGGTTGGAATATTTAAATAGCATGGTCCACAATGGGCTAATCGTTCTCTGCCCATGAACACAaatcatattcctcgattttgatattcggtttACTGTTCCTAGCTGGTTAGGCCATTCTGCATTAAACATATAGTTAAAGCCGataaatgaataaatttgTTACAATACAGGCTAATTTTAGATATTCCCTTATATTGAAATGTCTAAACTAAGGGTTAAATAAAGAAGGCCAAGCATAAAACGTAAGAGTGCACGGAATGAAACGTAAGTGTGTTGAGAATGTTTGCTTCCCAATACTAAATAATTCTATAGCAAGAAAAATTGGACAGGGTGTAAATGGAAACTCCAAAACCAAAATGTTGAAGAGCTCGCGATTATTAAagattattaataataatgtatcttTAAGATGGACGCGACTGCAGAATTCGGCTTCCGATGTCACACAGAGCTCACGCCAAAAAGCGTGGCTAACGGCCAGGGAACGTTACAAGAATCACGAGCACGTTTACTACAGCTCCGTCTTGGAGACCAAATGGAAGTTATCTACCCCTCCGGCTTCAGTTAATTCACAATTTCCGCACGATTGGATGGACGACTACGAATTCTACGAGGGAGGCAAGAGCACAGATTCCAAACACGGCAACCCAGACGCCTCAATACTAGCTTCAACCGTTCCATGCAGCGGATGCGGAGCACACTTGCACTGTTCAAATATCTCCATGCCCGGCTACATACCCAGCGAGATATTCAACGGCCGGTCGCAACAGGAGCTAAAAACTATCATTTTCCAAAGGTGCCATTTCCTGAATCACTACAACATCGCCTTGGATGTTGATGTGCCACCTTCGTCCTATGTGGATACGATTTCTCGCATACAGGACCACTTTGCCCTGGCAATCGTAATGGTGGTCCTTCTGGACTTTCCCAGCTCCATTTGGCCCGGCATGCAGCACGTTCTGGGCACAAAGCGCCCTGTCTTCCTATTCGGCAATAAGGTTGATCTCCTGCCGCGCGACTCCAACAGCTACCTGAATCACGTGAAGCATTGCCTGCAGCGTTCGTTCATCCAGCACGGTGGCGGAGACGGGCTCAACATAAGAAATGTCAGTCTGATATCGGCCAAGACAGGCTATGGCATTGAGGAACTGATCACGCAGCTGCACAAGACCTGGTCGTACAAGGGAGATGTGTATCTCCTGGGATGCACTAATGTGGGCAAAAGTACACTGTTTAATATCTTGCTCAACTCGGACTACTGCCGCCCAGAGGCCAGTGAGCTTGTGCGCAAGGCCACGACCTGCCCCTGGCCAGGAACAACCCTTGAACTGTTGAGATTCCCCATCTTCAGACCATCTGACAGCCGAGTCTATCAGCGCTTTAAGCGCTTATTCTCAGAACGCGTCGAAAGGGCCTCCTTGGATAAACTGCGGCGGGAACAAGCCCAAAGAACCGGAGCTGTTGCCGCGGCTCAGCCAGAGTCTCAAGTGGGACGCAGCTTCGATCGCCGTGAGGTGGTCAATGACTCCTTCTCGATGGCAGCAGGCACGCAGCCCATAACTAGCTTGAATGAACGTCGTGCAGAGTATCGGGAGGCTCGATGGGTCTACGATACACCAGGAGTGATGCAGCCCGATCAACTGACAGCTCTCCTAACCGCTGAGGAGCTCGCACAGCTGCAGCCAACGACAATGATTCGTCCCCGAGCTTTTCGCGTGCGACCCAAGATGACATAACTGCTAGGAGGCTTGGCCCGCATGGATATCTTGGATCTCGCCGGCTCTGAGAAGCACTATGATTGGCTTAAGGTGTTTGTGTTCGCCTCTCAAAACCTTCCCGTGATGATAGCATACACCCTGCAAGCAGAAACAGTATATAAGCGATATCTGGGAACTCCCTTCCTTGGCATTCCCTCAGCTAGTGGGGATTTAGAGGCACGATTGAAACGCTGGCCAGGCCTTCATTGCAAAGATAAAGATGTTGTTAGCAAAAGCGGCAGACATGAGGGAAGGCTGAATTGTGATATTACACTAAGCTCCGCAGGATGGCTGGGCCTACTCTTGCCTGATAACTCCGAGTGCTGTCTTCGGGTATGGACGCCACATGCAGCGGGAATATATGTACGTACACCGGCTGTAATACCACTTGCCGATCGGTTGGTGGGCAAACATATTCGAAACTCGTTAGCCTACAATACCACAATGCAATTtgttttaaaaaaataaaaccaaagaCCAGAAATGCCTTTATTTTTTTGGTGGATTCAAATCGAAATTGCACAATGCCGCTAGCATCTGAATCCTTCTGTGCAGCTCTGGCTCTGCACGCCATTTTTTTAAGCGTTGGCACTTCTTCCAATGGATTGCATTTAAATCCTTGTCgctcattcactttcaaacaatttctatttggcgcTCAACTTTGGTGGGACTTGCTCTCTTTTTCTTGGGATATGCTCTCTATTTTGTGGTGGGAAATGCTTTCTTtgtgagacggtatatttctgaggaacagacggtatattttatcggaACATCTGCGGTCATACTCATTTTCTTGCCACCATGTCCAGCTCACACTTGCAAATTTTGCATAGTATTTTCAAGTATACTTTACTCACCCTCTTGTCCAATGCACCAATGTAGAAGCGGTATATTTTGGATTTCACatttaaaccttattttagtGAATTAATTTAATAATTGGATAAAACTATGAGTTCATAGTTTTAATCCTTGAGAGAGATCGATTAATCCGTTGTAGACCACGGGGTATTTTAATATCCTAccgaaaataataaaaattgaaTAATTTTAGGGCAGTTGAGGTGAAAGATATCTtggttttttttaatttcagaGGAACGATGCATGGATCTACAAGAATAATTTACAATCAGTAttatttgccgttatttacCTCAAGTCGTtgaactgtttaaatagagtGGCGTTAAGTGGGTTAAGTTCGATTTCTTATCGATATTCGATATTTTTCACGGCAGCAACAAAGAATTTTGTGGACCCAGAATTTATTAACTTAGTGCCAATTGCAGTTTAAAATGCCCCTTCGAGTGAGCTAAAGACACGGGAAAAAGTGAATTACTGTTTCGGCCCGTGATTGCAGTGGAAATTGTATTTAGCAGGCCGCCCCGAGCGAACTGCGTCTCAACCAAAAGTCTCGCTGTAAAGAAAGTTGGTAGAATGGAGCAAAACTCCAACAGCAGTTCGGAGACATTCGCAGAGGAGAGCAGTGGGGGCACAGCCCGATTTGTGGGCCAGATTCCGACCCAGATCGACCCAGATTCCGACTCCAACTTCGGGATGGATAACTGTTCCGGGTCCGCGTCTGGCAGCGACACAGTGAGCGCCACACACGAGTTTCAGACCATGAAACCGGGCCCAGGAGGAGTGGAGAAGCAGCCGCCGTGTTCCAGCAGCAACGGGCGCACTCGGTCCGAGCTGCCGCACAGCGAGCTGGTGAAGATGCTCTACTATCTGGAGGGCGAGCTGCAGGCTCGGGATGTGTGCATTGCCGCCTTTCGCAACGAGCGGGTGAAGCAACTTATCACCCAGTTGCGCACCAAACGGGTGCAGCCCAATGATCCATATGCGGCTATATTCCGCGATAAGATCGCTATGAATGGGAATCTCATTTCGCGGGAATCTTCCACGCAGGCGGCGCAAGCAGAGATGGAGGTGCGGCAGATAATAGAACAGCAAATGGAGCAGCAGTACCAAATGGTCAGTAAGCAGAGGGCCACGCATTTCCGCATGGGCAACATACTCACCGAATCCCTGGAGAACAATCAGCGCATGCTGCAGGAACTTGAAGAGGAGAAAGCCAAGCACGAGCATGACACGGCCCAGGGCGATGATATCACCTATGGCCTTGAAATGGAGCGCTCGAAGCTAAAGCAGGATCTTGAGAATGAGCGGACCCAGGTGGCCAGAATGGAGAAGGAATTGCAGAGGCTTCAAGAGACCCTCGAGTACGAGCGCAATCGGCAGAAGCAGATTGTCCTCCTCCTGATAGCCGAGCGAAAGAAGATTCTGATTAAGTACATTGAAGAGGGTGAGTGGGGTCGCAGACGTAATAATACGCATTCATcacaaattaaataacatttTAGGCAAGCGTTCTGAAGATTTGGCCCAAATCTTGGCAGAGGAGAAGCAGCGGTCGGATACCATCGCTGAGGGTCTCGAGGAGGAAAGCAAAAAGTCCCTACGTATGGAAGAGGAGATGGAAAAGCAAGCGCAGTCAATGGAGATCGAACGCAAGGCGATAATGGCCAAGCTGGCCAAAGAGGAGCTTCGGTTTGTAGttctttcttttgtttaaACAAGACACTAAACTAAAGCTTGTTCTCTATCCCAATAGAGTCAAAGAGATGGAGCAGGAGCTCAACGGCCTGCGTGTCGAGCACGAGGCTTTGAAGAAAcagcaactgcagcagcagcaacaactagCAGGTAGCAGCTCAACGGTGGCTGCCACCAAGGCGCGTCAGTTCAGCGGTGAGTGTGTCAGAGAAGGATCCCCCGTCTCACTCCAACTGTGGCTGTTATAATTATGATTTCCCTCTTTATCGTTTTCTATATGAACTATAACTCAACATATATTACTTTTTTTCGAATTCCTTTCTGAAGCTGAAATATTTTGTTAGAAAAATGTTACGCAATTGCAAGGtgatttgttttttgttttgtgacGTTTCTCCACTATTGTGCACTCCACCGTTGCACCAACCAATCAAATCACTCATTATCACACAGCCCACCCACGCCACGCACCTTCATGTCATTGGATCTCGCACTGAATGGCAAATGCTTCCCCAAGCACTTAGTTCATTTCCTCCTTCGTCCCAGCTGCAAGGGCACTTACACTTCGGGAATCCGAGGAATTTCTTAATGGTTTATTCCCAAACATGATATAAATACGGGCCCATATACAAATACATATTTCAGACGACGCTTGTGCCACACCACCAATGGCAAACATCACCAAAATTGTGCAGCCAACCGCCACAGTAAGCAGCATGCCGGTGACGGGCCCTCAAACCGGAATAGCCCGTTCCATAGCGCCTGGACAGAATATACGCAGCGCTGGGATAGCCACGGCCCCCACGGGAACGGCCACAGCACCCACAGTCATCAACCACACCAACACCAATAACAGCAGTGGAACCACTACCATTACAGCTGGCGTCACATCATCGGTGGATGGAGGAGCGAGTGCGGCTAGTGTGAGCGCAACTGTGGCGGTGCCACCTTCTCCCTCGCCGGCGAAAATGCAGCCCACGGCCACCATTCAACGGGCCCCAGGTGGCAAGTATGCTGCACTGGCTGCAGCGGCTGCTCTCGACCAGACGGCCACACTACCGCATCCACATCCTGTTCCCATTGCAGTGCCCCCAGTGACGGTGCCACCAGCGGGCGCTCGCGGGGCACCGCCACCCATACCGACCAAGCCAATTGTACCGCCCAAGCGAGAGCCCTCTCTCTCCCGCCTGGGCTCCATAACAAGCGGCAGTGCCATAGCATCGGTCACGGCTGCGGTGCCAGCAACTGCAGCCCCGCCCGTTCCATCTTCGACGATCGTGGCAGCGGCTGCTGGAGCTGGCACAGCAAAGCATAATTAATTAGACACGATACCAACTCCCCACACCCTCACCACTCGCGTAATATGTATGCGCGTTATAAACAGATATTGGCATAGCGTAAGCGAAAATACTCAAGCAGCGTAGTCGCTCAATGACACTGCTCTAGGCAACAGGATATAGGATCTTGCATCTCAAACTGCTGTCTCGTGTGGGATATTTACTCGATAACTACCGACTTGAAAGCCATTAAATAGCCAAATGTTTCGAGGCCTATTAATGTTAGTTCTTTTTAATATTTCCAACCCAAATCTTAAATTTTTTTGGTTGAAAAAATGTGTGTAAAAAGTATTTTACCATTTATGATGATTTATCTATGGCGTTCTATTCAGTTTCAACTATATTTATCGAGTACTCGATTGGGTTTCTGTCATTTCTGTTGCCTGTGTGATTGGTGTAATTGGCCCCAATCCTGATTCTATCTAGAAATTATATTTTAGCAATCTATTCGAAAGAATTTTGTTATGCATTCGAATTATGGAACATTGTCCACCcattgtggtaaaagtggatgtgtgtaacgtccaaaaggaatcgtttccgaccccataaagaccccatatatattcttgatcagcatcaatagccgagtcgattgagccaagtctgtctgtccgtctgtccgtccccttcagcgcctagtgctcaaagactataagagcgagagcaacgatgttttggatccagacttctgtgatatgtcactgctacaagaatatttcaaaactttgccccgcccacttccgcccccacaaagggcgaaaatctgtggcatccacaattttgacgatacgagaaaactaaaaacgcagaatcgtagaagatgactatatcttctagagtgcaaaatctgaaccagatcgtataattattatagccagaatcaagaaaacaatttaattttttctcgccctgtctctctctaacacacacgtagcata is part of the Drosophila miranda strain MSH22 chromosome Y unlocalized genomic scaffold, D.miranda_PacBio2.1 Contig_Y1_pilon, whole genome shotgun sequence genome and harbors:
- the LOC117185873 gene encoding uncharacterized protein CG10915-like isoform X1 — encoded protein: MEQNSNSSSETFAEESSGGTARFVGQIPTQIDPDSDSNFGMDNCSGSASGSDTVSATHEFQTMKPGPGGVEKQPPCSSSNGRTRSELPHSELVKMLYYLEGELQARDVCIAAFRNERVKQLITQLRTKRVQPNDPYAAIFRDKIAMNGNLISRESSTQAAQAEMEVRQIIEQQMEQQYQMVSKQRATHFRMGNILTESLENNQRMLQELEEEKAKHEHDTAQGDDITYGLEMERSKLKQDLENERTQVARMEKELQRLQETLEYERNRQKQIVLLLIAERKKILIKYIEEGKRSEDLAQILAEEKQRSDTIAEGLEEESKKSLRMEEEMEKQAQSMEIERKAIMAKLAKEELRVKEMEQELNGLRVEHEALKKQQLQQQQQLAGSSSTVAATKARQFSDDACATPPMANITKIVQPTATVSSMPVTGPQTGIARSIAPGQNIRSAGIATAPTGTATAPTVINHTNTNNSSGTTTITAGVTSSVDGGASAASVSATVAVPPSPSPAKMQPTATIQRAPGGKYAALAAAAALDQTATLPHPHPVPIAVPPVTVPPAGARGAPPPIPTKPIVPPKREPSLSRLGSITSGSAIASVTAAVPATAAPPVPSSTIVAAAAGAGTAKHN
- the LOC117189979 gene encoding longitudinals lacking protein-like, translating into MMSSDQQFFLKWNDFQTNMVTSFRHLRDEKSFTDVTLACEGQTCKAHKMVLSACSPYFKALLEENPSKHPIIILKDVSYIHLQAILEFMYAGEVNVSQEQLPAFLKTADRLKVKGLAETPSSIKREG
- the LOC117185873 gene encoding uncharacterized protein CG10915-like isoform X2 — encoded protein: MEQNSNSSSETFAEESSGGTARFVGQIPTQIDPDSDSNFGMDNCSGSASGSDTVSATHEFQTMKPGPGGVEKQPPCSSSNGRTRSELPHSELVKMLYYLEGELQARDVCIAAFRNERVKQLITQLRTKRVQPNDPYAAIFRDKIAMNGNLISRESSTQAAQAEMEVRQIIEQQMEQQYQMVSKQRATHFRMGNILTESLENNQRMLQELEEEKAKHEHDTAQGDDITYGLEMERSKLKQDLENERTQVARMEKELQRLQETLEYERNRQKQIVLLLIAERKKILIKYIEEGKRSEDLAQILAEEKQRSDTIAEGLEEESKKSLRMEEEMEKQAQSMEIERKAIMAKLAKEELRVKEMEQELNGLRVEHEALKKQQLQQQQQLAGSSSTVAATKARQFSAEIFC